The genomic DNA CAACATTAACTGTTTGTCCAAATATATTTTTTCTTCCTTGTGATGCCCACTCATCAACTACTTCAGCCATAGTTGAAGATGGTGTGATTGGATATATAGCTGCTACATCTGTAAACGCATAGGCAACATGAGCTGCAGCTGTATTTCCATCAAGTGTTTTCATAAACTTAGCCATAATATGTATCCTCCTTGATAGCTACAATTGTACTTGTTTATAACAAGTCTATTTTTTTATATTTACATATAATTTACACAACAAAAATATAAACACACATATAGTCGCGCAAATACTCTATCTTCTAATATAATACTACAGATTAGATAAAATTCCTTTGAAAATTGTAAATTAATTACATATTTAAGTAGATTTTTTTTAAAATTAAATATGTTAAGTTTTTTTCATAATTTTGTATACAATATATAATAAATTAAGTTAGACTTTTCAAACTTTTTTATCTATTTGTTTATATTAGTACAAAAAGTAAAATAATTATCTTTATTATATGTAAATTTTTATATATATAATTTTACCATATTACATCATATTTTTGTAAGTTTTTATTACATTTTTTATAATACCCCTTTATTTTATAAATTAATCTAATCGATTAAATTTATCCTATAGAAATTTATTACATTTAAAAATATGCTAGCAAATAAAATATCTACTAGCATAAAGTCTATTTATAATATTAATCAACTATTAATTCTACTAAATCTCCATTTTTAACGCCTGCTGCATTTCCTTCTTCCATATCAACATGCATTTCTAGATTAAAGCTGTCACTAGCTCTTACTAATACATTTTCAAATACTAATGCTCTTGGTCCAGATGTTTTAACTTTTACTATTTGCTTATCAGTTACACCAAATTTAGCAGCATCTTCATTGCTCATATGTATATGTCTAGAAGCAACTATAACTCCTTCTTTCATTTCAACTTCTCCAGCAGGTCCTACTAATTTAACACCTGGAGTTCCAGCTATATCACCAGATTCTTTTATTGGTGCTTTTACTCCTAATGGGAAACCATCTGCTAAAGATATTTCAACTTGAGTATGAGCTCTAGCTGGTCCTAGTACTCTAACTCCTTTTAAAGTTCCTTTTGGTCCTACTAAATCCACTTTTTCTTCACAGGCATATTGCCCTGGTTGAGATAATGGTTTAAATTTAGTTAACTCATGACCTGCTCCAAATAATACGTCTATATCAGCTTGACTCAAATGAACATGTTTATTAGATAATGCTATTGGTAATTTCATTGAAATTCCCTCCTTTTAATTATTTAAATTATTGCAATACAATTATACATAATATTACCTACAAAATCAAATTATATTGAATCAATATATATCTTTAAATTTTTATATATTATATCTTTAAATTCTTGATTATCTATATAAGATACATCATCTGTATTGTTTAAATATATATTGTGTAAAAGTTTAGTATTTATACTCTTAAAGAAAAAATCCATAACAATCTGTCCACCTTTAAACTGTGAATCATATGATTTACTCCCTCCCACTGCAATATACATTCCTATCCGTTTCTTACTTCTATCAATTGAAGGTTTATTTAATACATATTTACTTGCATATATAGCTTGAGTTCTATCAACAACAGTCTTTAATTTAGCTGATATTGAATCAAAATGTACAGGACTTATTACTATAGTTCCTTTTGAATCATCAAACATTTTATATAATGGCTTCATATCATCATTAAACTTGCAATACCCTGTTTTTTCACAAAATCCACATGCTGTGCAATATTCAATATCCATATTGTAGATATTAAATATTTTACAACTTAATCCACACTCTTCTAGCATAGCTTTTACTTCATTTGCTATAAAACTGCAATTTTTATTAATTCTTGGACTTCCATTTATTATTATAATCTCTGGACTTTTAAGTCCTTTTTTATCGTTTGAATCCATAATCAATCTACCTATCCTTTAACATAACTATTAAAATATCATCATCATAATTATCTTTTGATGAGAAGTTCTTTAAATCCAATTTTAGATTTTCTACTATTAACTGTTGATTTAATCTAAAATTTTCTTTTAGAAAGTTTTCTAATCGGTTTATACCATACTCTTCTTTTGATGAATTTTTTATCTCTAAAATTCCATCAGTGTACATACATACCATTGCATAATCTTCCATTGAAAGAGTATTATTTTCATAAGTAGCATCTTCCATTATTCCAATAGGTATGCCCTTTTTACAATTTAAATTATTTTCTATTGTGCCATCTTTCTTTACAACTACAGGACTATAGTGACCTGCATTAGACACAGTAATCATATTTTCTTTAGTATCTATAATACCTATCAAACAAGTTGTAAATACTCCCATCTTGTCAAATTCATCATATAACATCCTATTTAAATTTGTCATTATTTCTCTTGGTGTATTGTATTGATTGCATAATACTTTAAAAGCACCTTTTATCATTGCAACAACATAATTTGATACCATTCCATGTCCCATTACATCAGCAACAATATAAACTATATGTTCGTCATCCACTTTTGTAGCATAATAAAAATCTCCACCTACTACCCTTGCTGGTTTATGGTAAAAATAAAGTTCTTTCTCATCATTACAATCCATTTTACCTTTATCCATAATAAGCTGTTGTTGTTTATTTAATATGTTCAACTCATTTTCAAGAACTTTGTGTTTTACTTCCTTTTCATTATGTTCATATAATTGCATACCAACAGAAACTTGTTTGGACAATATACTAAGAATATTTAAATCATCACTAGTATAGTTTTTGCTATTTGCACAAACTATACATCCTATAGTATCATTTTTATCCTGAAGTTTGTAATATATATAACTTTCCAAATTTATTCCCTTTTTTGAGCATGGTTTTAAATTATTTAAATACCCCCCCAATGACTCTTTCTTTAAAAACATATCAATCATAGGATATAAATTTGTTTTCTTTTTTTGCTCAACATTATAACAACTAACTATAGCATCCTTATTATGATGACTATTTATAATTATTAAAGCTTCTTTACTATTAGTAATATTACACGCTTGTTTACTTAAATTTTCCAAAAATCCATCAATACTCTTATTAAGGTATAGTTTTTTAGTAGCTTCATTTATGGC from Clostridioides difficile ATCC 9689 = DSM 1296 includes the following:
- the pduL gene encoding phosphate propanoyltransferase, producing MKLPIALSNKHVHLSQADIDVLFGAGHELTKFKPLSQPGQYACEEKVDLVGPKGTLKGVRVLGPARAHTQVEISLADGFPLGVKAPIKESGDIAGTPGVKLVGPAGEVEMKEGVIVASRHIHMSNEDAAKFGVTDKQIVKVKTSGPRALVFENVLVRASDSFNLEMHVDMEEGNAAGVKNGDLVELIVD
- a CDS encoding flavodoxin family protein, producing the protein MDSNDKKGLKSPEIIIINGSPRINKNCSFIANEVKAMLEECGLSCKIFNIYNMDIEYCTACGFCEKTGYCKFNDDMKPLYKMFDDSKGTIVISPVHFDSISAKLKTVVDRTQAIYASKYVLNKPSIDRSKKRIGMYIAVGGSKSYDSQFKGGQIVMDFFFKSINTKLLHNIYLNNTDDVSYIDNQEFKDIIYKNLKIYIDSI
- a CDS encoding GAF domain-containing SpoIIE family protein phosphatase; translation: MTNGSYKMKNLVEISAMVTESTDFFNIKDDIIEKMLEVVHPTKACVNLFYKNDSKYAYLVCSQTLEYVPQIFPINSLKGAKIDFDTYPEYIHEAVNEKKIIYVENVFEDSRAEGERDLAKAEGYIGRIVFPFIINNVVVGFMTCFLKEDDYITEQDIDFISSVASLLSLSIEITNKNNNVQILIDKLRGSISAINEATKKLYLNKSIDGFLENLSKQACNITNSKEALIIINSHHNKDAIVSCYNVEQKKKTNLYPMIDMFLKKESLGGYLNNLKPCSKKGINLESYIYYKLQDKNDTIGCIVCANSKNYTSDDLNILSILSKQVSVGMQLYEHNEKEVKHKVLENELNILNKQQQLIMDKGKMDCNDEKELYFYHKPARVVGGDFYYATKVDDEHIVYIVADVMGHGMVSNYVVAMIKGAFKVLCNQYNTPREIMTNLNRMLYDEFDKMGVFTTCLIGIIDTKENMITVSNAGHYSPVVVKKDGTIENNLNCKKGIPIGIMEDATYENNTLSMEDYAMVCMYTDGILEIKNSSKEEYGINRLENFLKENFRLNQQLIVENLKLDLKNFSSKDNYDDDILIVMLKDR